The sequence CCGGCGATGATCAGTACAACCGGTACCTTGCCGTTAACATTTTTAGGCAGGGCCAAAGTACCCGATATATTGCCGGTGAATACTTTTAATGATACAGGGCTTTCGACGATATTGGGGTCATCGGCAGCGGCTTTGGCTGCGGTTTGCGCCTGTGCCGGTGTTAAGCCCAGGCCAATCATTTTGTTGCTTTTGTTAAGCGAAAGGCTCAGCATCAGTTCGCCGTTTTGAAAAGCCGCTTTATAAATGGCTGTCGGCTCGGTAAAACTTACAAATGTGGTTTGATTAAGCGTACCCAACTGCGTTTTCAATTGCGCTACCTGTTCAGGCTTTAGTCCGGCCTGCATTTCGGGGCCGAATAATTTATTATAGATGCTATCGGGTTTATTGCCGTTAAAGAAAAGTTTAAACTTGCCCATAACCGCTGCATAGTTTGCAGGTTCGGTTTGCGCGAATGCGGCAGATGCAAGTAATAAGCTGAAAAACAAAGCAAACGGTCTTCTCATTCCTGTTATAATTTAGGCTGCAAACTTAAAAAATTATACGCCCGTTTAATAATTATACCTGTATGCATAAATAATTATATTTGCAGCAGGCAACTTAAAATGCGGCCAAACGTATAAACCCTTAACTGACCTGTCGCAATGTATTAATTATGTTACTATATTGAGACAAATTAATATATTAAAGCATAAAACACCTCTACACTGGCATTTAATGAAGTTACTGTTCGGCTGCCTTACCGCAAGCGTATTTTTATTGCTATACACTAACGCCAAAGCACAAAATAAATTTTCGGATGTGCAGGGGCAGGTAGTATTGCAGGATAACAGTATGGCTTTAGCTGCCGCGGTAAGCATTATCCGCGAACGTGATTCGGTGCTTATTAATACCAGTGTGGTTGCTGCCGATGGCTTTTTTAAATTCCATAACATACCCGCCGGCACTTACATCATCAGCGTAAATTATAGCGGTTATCAAACGCGATCTTCAGCGGCCTTTGTCGTTGGTAACTCAACGCCCGTTACAGTCCCGACTATCAAATTGATCAAATCCATAGCCCTAAAGGAAGTGGTGATCACCAATAAAACAGCGTATATCGAAAACCGGCCGGATAAGATCGTCTTGAATATCGAAAAAGGCGGCTTATCAAGCGGCATCAGTGTGCTGGATGTATTGGGATCGGCGCCGGGCGTGCGGGTGGGCCACGATGGCGAGGTGTTTTTAAAAGGTGTTCAAAAGGCAGGCATTGCTATCAATGGCCGTATGGTAAAATTATCGCCTGCTGACCTTGCCGAACAGTTGCAAAACCTGCCAATTGGAAGCATCAGCCAGGTTGAACTCATCGCTAATCCATCAGCCAAATACGAAGCCACAGGCGCGGGCGGACTGATCAACATCATCCTGAAAAAAGGCCAGGGCGATGGCTTTAACGGCTCGGTTTCGCCAAGTGTGGGCCGTGGTAACTTCAATCGTTTTGGCTCGGGTATCAATTTAAATTACCGTTCGGGCAAACTGAATTTTTTCGGCGGGATGAATTTTAACGATTACAATACCGATCATACCATCCTCACCCATCGTTATGTTGGTGCCATCACTAAGTTTGATGTGGATTATTATAACAGCCAAAAAACTTATTCGGGCAGTTATAATGCCGGCGCCGATTATAATATCGATGCCACTCATACCTTAGGCCTTTTAATTGTTGGCTCATTCAATAACAGTTTTCTGCATAAAAATACAGCGTCGTCAATCTCTAACAATTCCATCCCCGATTCTACATTGACCACGGCCTCCATACTTAACAAACGCATCAATAACATCACCTACAACTTAAATTATAACGGTAAGCTGGGGTATAGCGATCAGATCCTGTCGGCAGATGCGGACTATAGTATTTACAACCGCACCTCGGCCGAAGATCTGAACAGTATTATATACTACGCCAATACCGGTTTTACAAGTCCACCTTCGTACTATATTAATTATGCGCCTACGCGCATCACAAATGTTTCGGGCCGGGTTGATTATGTAAATCCGGTATCTAAAAAACTGCGCCTGGAAGCTGGTTTAAAATCGGTATATACCAATAGCGATAATTCGCAGCAGTTTGATAAACTTATTGATGGTGTGCACTACCAAAACGATATTCTGAGCAGCCAGTTTAAATACACCGAGAATATTACCGCCGCGTATATCAACTATATCGCTACGCCATCAAAAAAGTTCGATTATCAAATAGACCTGCGTGTTGAGCACACCCATTCCGACGCCAATACCATCGACGAAAAGCATCAGGTAGTGCGTAATTACACCGATTATTTCCCGGTACTGATGCTGAATTATCATGCCAGTGCCGATCATCTGTTGTCGTTCAACTTCAACCGCCGTATTGACCGGCCTGTTTACCAGGAACTGAACCCCATCATCGCTTTCCAGGACAGGTATGATCTGACCAGCGGCAACGCCTATTTAAAGCCAGCTTACCAGGATAAGATTGAGTTTGCGCATACTTACAAAGGCAAGTACACCAGCAGCCTGTATGCCACCTTTACGCGCGACTTTAACAACTTTACTTACTTTGCTCAAAACGATGCCACCGGCATTTTTATGGTGGGCAAAATGAACCTTAAAACGGCCCATGTTTACGGTATAACCTTTGACGCGCCTGTAGAATTAAACAACTGGTGGAACATCAACATAAATGTGGATGCCAGCTATCAGCACTATACCGACTACGCCGGTAAGCTTGACCAGGGGACCACCGATGCTATTTTTAAGTTAAATCAACAATTTATCCTTCCGGGCGATGTGATGATCAACCTGGCCGCGCAGTATGAAGTGCCAACGTTTTATGCTATTTATCATTACCGGGCATCGTACTATGCAACGCCAAGTATCAGCAAAAAACTTTTCGGCAAGCAGGCTACCCTGAGCTTTACGCTAAAAGACGCTTTCAATACCGAACGCGACCGGTACAGTACCGAATACGCTAACCTGAGTATGATGGGGTATGATAAAAAGGAAACGCGCATAGGCAGCTTAAGTTTTACCTGGCGTTTTGGTAAAAGTACGGTTAAGGCGTCGCGCAAGCATTCGGTTGGTAACAGCGATGATATGAAAAGGGTAACAGGGGTTAATTAACCCGCGTAGCCGCTAAGCATGCTGATAAAAATGATAAGTAACACCACAAGTGTAATAAGGGTGTACATATGATCCTTCTCTAAAATAAAGCCGACGAACGAGCATAACACCCGCAGAACAGGTGTTGCAACCAGCAGGATAATGCCGGCCTGTATGATAGACCTTCCCCTGAAAGCCATGATACCGCTGATAATACCTGATGGATGTACAAAACCGGGTACACCTGTAAATGTAGAATAGTTGGGGATACTGTGGCCATGGCGGTATAAATAAACCACACCACCAAAAACAACAACCGCCATTGATATAATTACGCCCAGGCGCAATACCCAGCCAATAATGGCCTGCATATCCGTATCCTTAAAGTTGGGTTGCTGGTTCATATTTATATTTTACCGGTTATGCCGTTGTAGATCATTTGCACGGCTAATACGCTAACAACAATAGTAAACACCCAGCGCACCCATTTGGATGAACCGGTATGTACCAGTATCTTCGATCCGCTTAGCGCGCCTAATAAAACGCCTATTACTACCGGCATGCAAATATCAGGGCTTATGTAACCGCGTTGCAGATAAACAACCGCGCTGGCTGCCGCGGTAACGCCTATCATAAAATTGCTGGTAGTAGTTGATACCTTAAACGGGATGCGCATAATGGTATCCATGGCTACTACCTTTAACGCGCCTGAGCCAATGCCCAGCAGGCCCGATATCATGCCGGCAAATATCATCATTAAAAAGCCGCCGCCAACGTTGCGCACACCATACTTTACCGGCCCGGCAGGGGTAGGGTAGGTGCCGTTCAATTTTAGTGCACCCGCAGCCTGGCTGCCTTCGGCCGATACTACCTGCACCTTTTTTACAAACGACATGATGGCCGAATAAGCCAGTATCAGCCCAAAAAGTATAGCGATATAGTGTGTTTGGATATGCAGTGCCAGCATTGCCCCGGCCATGGCGCCAACGGTTGTAGCAATTTCAAGAAACATCCCGATGCGAATATTGGTGATCCCCTCTTTTACATAAGCCGCCGCAGCGCCCGACGAGGTGGCGATAACCGATACCAGCGATGCGCCAATGGCGTAATGTATGTTAACATGTAACCCCAGTGTAAGCAGCGGAATGATGACAAAGCCACCACCAAGCCCGGTTAATGAACCCAGCAAACCGGCAGCATATGCCCCGATGAGTATAATTAACGTTAATATGATTACCGACATATCCTG comes from Mucilaginibacter mali and encodes:
- a CDS encoding outer membrane beta-barrel protein, producing the protein MKLLFGCLTASVFLLLYTNAKAQNKFSDVQGQVVLQDNSMALAAAVSIIRERDSVLINTSVVAADGFFKFHNIPAGTYIISVNYSGYQTRSSAAFVVGNSTPVTVPTIKLIKSIALKEVVITNKTAYIENRPDKIVLNIEKGGLSSGISVLDVLGSAPGVRVGHDGEVFLKGVQKAGIAINGRMVKLSPADLAEQLQNLPIGSISQVELIANPSAKYEATGAGGLINIILKKGQGDGFNGSVSPSVGRGNFNRFGSGINLNYRSGKLNFFGGMNFNDYNTDHTILTHRYVGAITKFDVDYYNSQKTYSGSYNAGADYNIDATHTLGLLIVGSFNNSFLHKNTASSISNNSIPDSTLTTASILNKRINNITYNLNYNGKLGYSDQILSADADYSIYNRTSAEDLNSIIYYANTGFTSPPSYYINYAPTRITNVSGRVDYVNPVSKKLRLEAGLKSVYTNSDNSQQFDKLIDGVHYQNDILSSQFKYTENITAAYINYIATPSKKFDYQIDLRVEHTHSDANTIDEKHQVVRNYTDYFPVLMLNYHASADHLLSFNFNRRIDRPVYQELNPIIAFQDRYDLTSGNAYLKPAYQDKIEFAHTYKGKYTSSLYATFTRDFNNFTYFAQNDATGIFMVGKMNLKTAHVYGITFDAPVELNNWWNININVDASYQHYTDYAGKLDQGTTDAIFKLNQQFILPGDVMINLAAQYEVPTFYAIYHYRASYYATPSISKKLFGKQATLSFTLKDAFNTERDRYSTEYANLSMMGYDKKETRIGSLSFTWRFGKSTVKASRKHSVGNSDDMKRVTGVN
- a CDS encoding DUF1634 domain-containing protein, with protein sequence MNQQPNFKDTDMQAIIGWVLRLGVIISMAVVVFGGVVYLYRHGHSIPNYSTFTGVPGFVHPSGIISGIMAFRGRSIIQAGIILLVATPVLRVLCSFVGFILEKDHMYTLITLVVLLIIFISMLSGYAG
- a CDS encoding sulfite exporter TauE/SafE family protein; this translates as MSVIILTLIILIGAYAAGLLGSLTGLGGGFVIIPLLTLGLHVNIHYAIGASLVSVIATSSGAAAAYVKEGITNIRIGMFLEIATTVGAMAGAMLALHIQTHYIAILFGLILAYSAIMSFVKKVQVVSAEGSQAAGALKLNGTYPTPAGPVKYGVRNVGGGFLMMIFAGMISGLLGIGSGALKVVAMDTIMRIPFKVSTTTSNFMIGVTAAASAVVYLQRGYISPDICMPVVIGVLLGALSGSKILVHTGSSKWVRWVFTIVVSVLAVQMIYNGITGKI